From Camelina sativa cultivar DH55 chromosome 7, Cs, whole genome shotgun sequence, one genomic window encodes:
- the LOC104701534 gene encoding nucleolar protein 14-like isoform X3, which produces MGKDNKTKKKPNKKGERRTGPDAVAMKAKPKKVVNPFESITSRQKFEILGKKRKGEERRISVSRTLAVDKRKNTLEKEYERSLKASVFLDKRIGEQNDELGEFDKGIIRSQRERQLKLAKKSMYNLSDGEEDIYEDGALGGSSVRDDFDSGLLFDEDLEDDDLEASESKRMKHLNRNKQVDASGEEVRHKSKKEVMEEIIMKSKLGRMEKAKQKEEKEKLMDELDKNFESLVNSQAMESLTKPFDVEEEKGNPYVNILNVMAMEIRARPSERTKTPEEIAQKEREKLEALEEERKKRMQETDELSDEDEETGGEELTKRPMAISGDDLGDSFSVEEEKPKRGWIDDVLEREDDVDNSESDENDRSSEDSESEEEEEEEDDDDCELDGGDEKQRKVHHLKDWEQSDDELGDELEDEDEDDDEEVEPTVHKKSKNDDAAPYKGEGLSGTVKQKTNMMKLSSTQRDIPFMIDAPQNFEELLALVEDCSNADVILIVNRIRIAHSIKIKAENRKKMQVFYGILLQYFAVLASKKPLNYELLNMLVKPLIEMSMEIPYFAAICARQRLLKTRAQFCEAIKNPEDGCWPSLKTLFLLRLWSMIFPCSDFRHAVMTPSILLMCEYLMRCPISSGRDIAIGSFLCSIVLLVAKQSKKFCPEAILFIRTLLMAASDKKSPSSEESEFYHFMELKSLTPLLCIQDDVKEVMPLNFLKVMDEPADSPYFSSDDFRASILSSVCETLRGFVEINEGLSSFPEIFMPISTLLNQIGDQEKIPQTLKEKLEDVAKLIQTKTKEHHKERKPLSMRKYKPVAIKMVNPKFEENFVHGRDYDPDKYRSDLKKLKRKLKQEAKGAARELRKDNEFMSTVKAKEKAVHEQERAEKHGKNWAFLQEQEHAFKSGQLGKGRGKKRRR; this is translated from the exons atggggAAAGATaacaaaacgaagaagaagccaaacaAAAAAGGCGAAAGAAGAACGGGACCAGATGCAGTCGCCATGAAAGCCAAGCCGAAAAAAGTGGTTAACCCATTTGAATCAATTACGTCTCGCCAGAAGTTCGAAATCCTCGGAAAGAAGCGTAAAGGCGAAGAACGACGCATCAGTGTCTCTAGAACCCTCGCTGTTGATAAGAGGAAGAACACATTGGAGAAAGAGTATGAGCGGAGCTTGAAAGCTTCGGTTTTTTTGGATAAGCGTATTGGAGAACAGAACGATGAGCTTGGGGAGTTTGATAAGGGTATAATTCGATCGCAGAGAGAGCGTCAG CTGAAACTAGCGAAGAAGAGCATGTATAATTTGtctgatggtgaagaagatattTATGAAGATGGTGCTCTTGGTGGTTCTTCTGTTAGGGATGATTTTGATTCTGGACTTTTGTTTGATGAAGatcttgaagatgatgatctggAAGCTTCTGAATCTAAGA GGATGAAGCATCTGAATAGAAACAAACAGGTTGACGCATCGGGAGAGGAAGTG AGGCATAAGAGCAAGAAGGAAGTCATGGAAGAGATCATTATGAAGAGCAAACTTGGCAGG ATGGAGAAAGCTAagcaaaaagaggaaaaagaaaagctaatgGATGAGCTGGATAAAAACTTCGAGTCCTTGGTTAATTCTCAGGCGATGGAGAGTTTAACTAAGCCTTTTGATGTCGAAGAG GAAAAAGGCAATCCTTATGTAAACATTCTGAATGTTATGGCAATGGAGATTCGTGCTCGTCCTTCTGAGAGGACAAAGACACCTGAAGAAATAGCTCAGAAAGAGCGAGAAAAATTAGAGGCTCTTGAG GAAGAGCGTAAGAAAAGGATGCAGGAAACTGATGAGTTGAGCGATGAGGACGAGGAAACTGGCGGTGAGGAATTAACAAAGAGGCCAATGGCCATTTCTGGTGACGATCTTGGTGATTCCTTCTCagtggaagaagagaagccGAAAAGGGGATGGATTGATGATGTTCTTGAAAGAGAGGACGATGTTGATAATTCAGAAAGTGATGAGAATGATAGATCGTCTGAGGATtcagaaagtgaagaagaagaagaagaagaagatgatgatgattgtgagTTAGATGGGGGTGATGAGAAGCAGAGAAAAGTTCATCATTTAAAAGACTGGGAACAAAGTGATGATGAGCTAGGGGATGAGctggaagatgaagatgaagatgatgatgaagaagtggAGCCAACAGTACATAAAAAGTCGAAGAATGACGATGCTGCACCGTATAAAGGAGAAGGGTTGTCTGGAACagtgaaacaaaaaactaataTGATGAAATTGAGTTCCACGCAGCGTGATATTCCTTTCATGATTGATGCTCCACAGAATTTTGAGGAATTGCTTGCTCTTGTGGAAGATTGTTCAAATGCAGATGTTATTTTAATTGTCAACCGAATCCGGATAGCACACTCGATTAAGATTAAAGCTGAAAACCGAAAAAAGATGCAG GTCTTTTACGGTATTCTGTTGCAGTATTTTGCCGTTCTTGCAAGCAAGAAGCCCTTGAACTATGAGTTACTAAATATGCTTGTAAAACCTTTAATTGAGATGAGCATGGAGATCCCCTACTTTGCTGCAATATGTGCTCGCCAGCGGCTTTTAAAGACCCGTGCACAGTTTTGCGAGGCTATCAAGAATCCTG AGGATGGATGCTGGCCTTCCTTGAAAACATTGTTTCTCTTGCGGCTCTGGTCCATGATTTTTCCGTGCTCTGACTTTCGCCATGCTGTGATGACCCCATCGATATTGTTGATGTGTGAATATCTTATGCGCTGTCCCATCTCCTCTGGTCGTGATATTGCCATAGGTTCCTTTTTATGCTCCATTGTTCTGTTG GTTGCTAAACAATCTAAAAAGTTCTGTCCTGAAGCCATATTATTTATCCGAACTCTTCTGATGGCCGCTTCAGACAAAAAGTCACCATCATCTGAAGAATCTGAG TTTTATCATTTCATGGAATTAAAATCGTTGACTCCATTGCTGTGCATACAAGACGACGTGAAGGAGGTAATGCCTCTGAACTTCTTAAAGGTAATGGATGAGCCAGCAGACTCCCCATATTTCAGCTCTGATGATTTTAG AGCAAGCATCCTTTCAAGTGTATGTGAGACTCTTAGAGGGTTTGTGGAGATAAACGAAGGATTGAGTTCCTTTCCAGAGATATTCATGCCCATCTCAACTTTATTAAACCAAATTGGGGACCAAGAAAAGATCCCACAAACTCTCAAGGAGAAATTAGAGGATGTTGCAAAGCTCATCCAAACGAAAACCAAAGAGCATCACAAGGAACGCAAACCACTCTCTATGCGTAAGTATAAGCCAGTAGCCATCAAAATGGTCAATCCCAAATTTGAAGAGAA CTTTGTTCACGGCAGGGATTATGATCCAGACAAGTACCGTTCTGACCTCAAAAAGTTGAAGAGAAAGTTGAAACAGGAAGCCAAAGGAGCAGCGCGTGAGCTTCGCAAAGACAACGAGTTCATGAGCACTGTTAAAGCAAAAGAGAAGGCTGTGCATGAACAAGAGAGAGCAGAGAAACATGGCAAAAATTGGGCTTTTCTTCAGGAACAAGAAC ATGCTTTCAAATCTGGACAACTTGGTAAAGGCAGAGGCAAGAAGAGAAGACGTTGA
- the LOC104701534 gene encoding nucleolar protein 14-like isoform X2 translates to MGKDNKTKKKPNKKGERRTGPDAVAMKAKPKKVVNPFESITSRQKFEILGKKRKGEERRISVSRTLAVDKRKNTLEKEYERSLKASVFLDKRIGEQNDELGEFDKGIIRSQRERQLKLAKKSMYNLSDGEEDIYEDGALGGSSVRDDFDSGLLFDEDLEDDDLEASESKRMKHLNRNKQVDASGEEVRHKSKKEVMEEIIMKSKLGRMEKAKQKEEKEKLMDELDKNFESLVNSQAMESLTKPFDVEEEKGNPYVNILNVMAMEIRARPSERTKTPEEIAQKEREKLEALEEERKKRMQETDELSDEDEETGGEELTKRPMAISGDDLGDSFSVEEEKPKRGWIDDVLEREDDVDNSESDENDRSSEDSESEEEEEEEDDDDCELDGGDEKQRKVHHLKDWEQSDDELGDELEDEDEDDDEEVEPTVHKKSKNDDAAPYKGEGLSGTVKQKTNMMKLSSTQRDIPFMIDAPQNFEELLALVEDCSNADVILIVNRIRIAHSIKIKAENRKKMQVFYGILLQYFAVLASKKPLNYELLNMLVKPLIEMSMEIPYFAAICARQRLLKTRAQFCEAIKNPEDGCWPSLKTLFLLRLWSMIFPCSDFRHAVMTPSILLMCEYLMRCPISSGRDIAIGSFLCSIVLLVAKQSKKFCPEAILFIRTLLMAASDKKSPSSEESEFYHFMELKSLTPLLCIQDDVKEVMPLNFLKVMDEPADSPYFSSDDFRASILSSVCETLRGFVEINEGLSSFPEIFMPISTLLNQIGDQEKIPQTLKEKLEDVAKLIQTKTKEHHKERKPLSMRKYKPVAIKMVNPKFEENFVHGRDYDPDKYRSDLKKLKRKLKQEAKGAARELRKDNEFMSTVKAKEKAVHEQERAEKHGKNWAFLQEQEHAFKSGQLGKGRGKKRRR, encoded by the exons atggggAAAGATaacaaaacgaagaagaagccaaacaAAAAAGGCGAAAGAAGAACGGGACCAGATGCAGTCGCCATGAAAGCCAAGCCGAAAAAAGTGGTTAACCCATTTGAATCAATTACGTCTCGCCAGAAGTTCGAAATCCTCGGAAAGAAGCGTAAAGGCGAAGAACGACGCATCAGTGTCTCTAGAACCCTCGCTGTTGATAAGAGGAAGAACACATTGGAGAAAGAGTATGAGCGGAGCTTGAAAGCTTCGGTTTTTTTGGATAAGCGTATTGGAGAACAGAACGATGAGCTTGGGGAGTTTGATAAGGGTATAATTCGATCGCAGAGAGAGCGTCAG CTGAAACTAGCGAAGAAGAGCATGTATAATTTGtctgatggtgaagaagatattTATGAAGATGGTGCTCTTGGTGGTTCTTCTGTTAGGGATGATTTTGATTCTGGACTTTTGTTTGATGAAGatcttgaagatgatgatctggAAGCTTCTGAATCTAAGA GGATGAAGCATCTGAATAGAAACAAACAGGTTGACGCATCGGGAGAGGAAGTG AGGCATAAGAGCAAGAAGGAAGTCATGGAAGAGATCATTATGAAGAGCAAACTTGGCAGG ATGGAGAAAGCTAagcaaaaagaggaaaaagaaaagctaatgGATGAGCTGGATAAAAACTTCGAGTCCTTGGTTAATTCTCAGGCGATGGAGAGTTTAACTAAGCCTTTTGATGTCGAAGAG GAAAAAGGCAATCCTTATGTAAACATTCTGAATGTTATGGCAATGGAGATTCGTGCTCGTCCTTCTGAGAGGACAAAGACACCTGAAGAAATAGCTCAGAAAGAGCGAGAAAAATTAGAGGCTCTTGAG GAAGAGCGTAAGAAAAGGATGCAGGAAACTGATGAGTTGAGCGATGAGGACGAGGAAACTGGCGGTGAGGAATTAACAAAGAGGCCAATGGCCATTTCTGGTGACGATCTTGGTGATTCCTTCTCagtggaagaagagaagccGAAAAGGGGATGGATTGATGATGTTCTTGAAAGAGAGGACGATGTTGATAATTCAGAAAGTGATGAGAATGATAGATCGTCTGAGGATtcagaaagtgaagaagaagaagaagaagaagatgatgatgattgtgagTTAGATGGGGGTGATGAGAAGCAGAGAAAAGTTCATCATTTAAAAGACTGGGAACAAAGTGATGATGAGCTAGGGGATGAGctggaagatgaagatgaagatgatgatgaagaagtggAGCCAACAGTACATAAAAAGTCGAAGAATGACGATGCTGCACCGTATAAAGGAGAAGGGTTGTCTGGAACagtgaaacaaaaaactaataTGATGAAATTGAGTTCCACGCAGCGTGATATTCCTTTCATGATTGATGCTCCACAGAATTTTGAGGAATTGCTTGCTCTTGTGGAAGATTGTTCAAATGCAGATGTTATTTTAATTGTCAACCGAATCCGGATAGCACACTCGATTAAGATTAAAGCTGAAAACCGAAAAAAGATGCAG GTCTTTTACGGTATTCTGTTGCAGTATTTTGCCGTTCTTGCAAGCAAGAAGCCCTTGAACTATGAGTTACTAAATATGCTTGTAAAACCTTTAATTGAGATGAGCATGGAGATCCCCTACTTTGCTGCAATATGTGCTCGCCAGCGGCTTTTAAAGACCCGTGCACAGTTTTGCGAGGCTATCAAGAATCCTG AGGATGGATGCTGGCCTTCCTTGAAAACATTGTTTCTCTTGCGGCTCTGGTCCATGATTTTTCCGTGCTCTGACTTTCGCCATGCTGTGATGACCCCATCGATATTGTTGATGTGTGAATATCTTATGCGCTGTCCCATCTCCTCTGGTCGTGATATTGCCATAGGTTCCTTTTTATGCTCCATTGTTCTGTTG GTTGCTAAACAATCTAAAAAGTTCTGTCCTGAAGCCATATTATTTATCCGAACTCTTCTGATGGCCGCTTCAGACAAAAAGTCACCATCATCTGAAGAATCTGAG TTTTATCATTTCATGGAATTAAAATCGTTGACTCCATTGCTGTGCATACAAGACGACGTGAAGGAGGTAATGCCTCTGAACTTCTTAAAGGTAATGGATGAGCCAGCAGACTCCCCATATTTCAGCTCTGATGATTTTAG AGCAAGCATCCTTTCAAGTGTATGTGAGACTCTTAGAGGGTTTGTGGAGATAAACGAAGGATTGAGTTCCTTTCCAGAGATATTCATGCCCATCTCAACTTTATTAAACCAAATTGGGGACCAAGAAAAGATCCCACAAACTCTCAAGGAGAAATTAGAGGATGTTGCAAAGCTCATCCAAACGAAAACCAAAGAGCATCACAAGGAACGCAAACCACTCTCTATGCGTAAGTATAAGCCAGTAGCCATCAAAATGGTCAATCCCAAATTTGAAGAGAA CTTTGTTCACGGCAGGGATTATGATCCAGACAAGTACCGTTCTGACCTCAAAAAGTTGAAGAGAAAGTTGAAACAGGAAGCCAAAGGAGCAGCGCGTGAGCTTCGCAAAGACAACGAGTTCATGAGCACTGTTAAAGCAAAAGAGAAGGCTGTGCATGAACAAGAGAGAGCAGAGAAACATGGCAAAAATTGGGCTTTTCTTCAGGAACAAGAACATGCTTTCAAATCTGGACAACTTG GTAAAGGCAGAGGCAAGAAGAGAAGACGTTGA
- the LOC104701534 gene encoding nucleolar protein 14-like isoform X1 — MGKDNKTKKKPNKKGERRTGPDAVAMKAKPKKVVNPFESITSRQKFEILGKKRKGEERRISVSRTLAVDKRKNTLEKEYERSLKASVFLDKRIGEQNDELGEFDKGIIRSQRERQLKLAKKSMYNLSDGEEDIYEDGALGGSSVRDDFDSGLLFDEDLEDDDLEASESKRMKHLNRNKQVDASGEEVRHKSKKEVMEEIIMKSKLGRMEKAKQKEEKEKLMDELDKNFESLVNSQAMESLTKPFDVEEEKGNPYVNILNVMAMEIRARPSERTKTPEEIAQKEREKLEALEEERKKRMQETDELSDEDEETGGEELTKRPMAISGDDLGDSFSVEEEKPKRGWIDDVLEREDDVDNSESDENDRSSEDSESEEEEEEEDDDDCELDGGDEKQRKVHHLKDWEQSDDELGDELEDEDEDDDEEVEPTVHKKSKNDDAAPYKGEGLSGTVKQKTNMMKLSSTQRDIPFMIDAPQNFEELLALVEDCSNADVILIVNRIRIAHSIKIKAENRKKMQVFYGILLQYFAVLASKKPLNYELLNMLVKPLIEMSMEIPYFAAICARQRLLKTRAQFCEAIKNPEDGCWPSLKTLFLLRLWSMIFPCSDFRHAVMTPSILLMCEYLMRCPISSGRDIAIGSFLCSIVLLVAKQSKKFCPEAILFIRTLLMAASDKKSPSSEESEFYHFMELKSLTPLLCIQDDVKEVMPLNFLKVMDEPADSPYFSSDDFRASILSSVCETLRGFVEINEGLSSFPEIFMPISTLLNQIGDQEKIPQTLKEKLEDVAKLIQTKTKEHHKERKPLSMRKYKPVAIKMVNPKFEENFVHGRDYDPDKYRSDLKKLKRKLKQEAKGAARELRKDNEFMSTVKAKEKAVHEQERAEKHGKNWAFLQEQEHAFKSGQLGKGRGKKRRR, encoded by the exons atggggAAAGATaacaaaacgaagaagaagccaaacaAAAAAGGCGAAAGAAGAACGGGACCAGATGCAGTCGCCATGAAAGCCAAGCCGAAAAAAGTGGTTAACCCATTTGAATCAATTACGTCTCGCCAGAAGTTCGAAATCCTCGGAAAGAAGCGTAAAGGCGAAGAACGACGCATCAGTGTCTCTAGAACCCTCGCTGTTGATAAGAGGAAGAACACATTGGAGAAAGAGTATGAGCGGAGCTTGAAAGCTTCGGTTTTTTTGGATAAGCGTATTGGAGAACAGAACGATGAGCTTGGGGAGTTTGATAAGGGTATAATTCGATCGCAGAGAGAGCGTCAG CTGAAACTAGCGAAGAAGAGCATGTATAATTTGtctgatggtgaagaagatattTATGAAGATGGTGCTCTTGGTGGTTCTTCTGTTAGGGATGATTTTGATTCTGGACTTTTGTTTGATGAAGatcttgaagatgatgatctggAAGCTTCTGAATCTAAGA GGATGAAGCATCTGAATAGAAACAAACAGGTTGACGCATCGGGAGAGGAAGTG AGGCATAAGAGCAAGAAGGAAGTCATGGAAGAGATCATTATGAAGAGCAAACTTGGCAGG ATGGAGAAAGCTAagcaaaaagaggaaaaagaaaagctaatgGATGAGCTGGATAAAAACTTCGAGTCCTTGGTTAATTCTCAGGCGATGGAGAGTTTAACTAAGCCTTTTGATGTCGAAGAG GAAAAAGGCAATCCTTATGTAAACATTCTGAATGTTATGGCAATGGAGATTCGTGCTCGTCCTTCTGAGAGGACAAAGACACCTGAAGAAATAGCTCAGAAAGAGCGAGAAAAATTAGAGGCTCTTGAG GAAGAGCGTAAGAAAAGGATGCAGGAAACTGATGAGTTGAGCGATGAGGACGAGGAAACTGGCGGTGAGGAATTAACAAAGAGGCCAATGGCCATTTCTGGTGACGATCTTGGTGATTCCTTCTCagtggaagaagagaagccGAAAAGGGGATGGATTGATGATGTTCTTGAAAGAGAGGACGATGTTGATAATTCAGAAAGTGATGAGAATGATAGATCGTCTGAGGATtcagaaagtgaagaagaagaagaagaagaagatgatgatgattgtgagTTAGATGGGGGTGATGAGAAGCAGAGAAAAGTTCATCATTTAAAAGACTGGGAACAAAGTGATGATGAGCTAGGGGATGAGctggaagatgaagatgaagatgatgatgaagaagtggAGCCAACAGTACATAAAAAGTCGAAGAATGACGATGCTGCACCGTATAAAGGAGAAGGGTTGTCTGGAACagtgaaacaaaaaactaataTGATGAAATTGAGTTCCACGCAGCGTGATATTCCTTTCATGATTGATGCTCCACAGAATTTTGAGGAATTGCTTGCTCTTGTGGAAGATTGTTCAAATGCAGATGTTATTTTAATTGTCAACCGAATCCGGATAGCACACTCGATTAAGATTAAAGCTGAAAACCGAAAAAAGATGCAG GTCTTTTACGGTATTCTGTTGCAGTATTTTGCCGTTCTTGCAAGCAAGAAGCCCTTGAACTATGAGTTACTAAATATGCTTGTAAAACCTTTAATTGAGATGAGCATGGAGATCCCCTACTTTGCTGCAATATGTGCTCGCCAGCGGCTTTTAAAGACCCGTGCACAGTTTTGCGAGGCTATCAAGAATCCTG AGGATGGATGCTGGCCTTCCTTGAAAACATTGTTTCTCTTGCGGCTCTGGTCCATGATTTTTCCGTGCTCTGACTTTCGCCATGCTGTGATGACCCCATCGATATTGTTGATGTGTGAATATCTTATGCGCTGTCCCATCTCCTCTGGTCGTGATATTGCCATAGGTTCCTTTTTATGCTCCATTGTTCTGTTG GTTGCTAAACAATCTAAAAAGTTCTGTCCTGAAGCCATATTATTTATCCGAACTCTTCTGATGGCCGCTTCAGACAAAAAGTCACCATCATCTGAAGAATCTGAG TTTTATCATTTCATGGAATTAAAATCGTTGACTCCATTGCTGTGCATACAAGACGACGTGAAGGAGGTAATGCCTCTGAACTTCTTAAAGGTAATGGATGAGCCAGCAGACTCCCCATATTTCAGCTCTGATGATTTTAG AGCAAGCATCCTTTCAAGTGTATGTGAGACTCTTAGAGGGTTTGTGGAGATAAACGAAGGATTGAGTTCCTTTCCAGAGATATTCATGCCCATCTCAACTTTATTAAACCAAATTGGGGACCAAGAAAAGATCCCACAAACTCTCAAGGAGAAATTAGAGGATGTTGCAAAGCTCATCCAAACGAAAACCAAAGAGCATCACAAGGAACGCAAACCACTCTCTATGCGTAAGTATAAGCCAGTAGCCATCAAAATGGTCAATCCCAAATTTGAAGAGAA CTTTGTTCACGGCAGGGATTATGATCCAGACAAGTACCGTTCTGACCTCAAAAAGTTGAAGAGAAAGTTGAAACAGGAAGCCAAAGGAGCAGCGCGTGAGCTTCGCAAAGACAACGAGTTCATGAGCACTGTTAAAGCAAAAGAGAAGGCTGTGCATGAACAAGAGAGAGCAGAGAAACATGGCAAAAATTGGGCTTTTCTTCAGGAACAAGAACATGCTTTCAAATCTGGACAACTTGGTAAAGGCAGAGGCAAGAAGAGAAGACGTTGA
- the LOC104701534 gene encoding nucleolar protein 14-like isoform X4 translates to MGKDNKTKKKPNKKGERRTGPDAVAMKAKPKKVVNPFESITSRQKFEILGKKRKGEERRISVSRTLAVDKRKNTLEKEYERSLKASVFLDKRIGEQNDELGEFDKGIIRSQRERQLKLAKKSMYNLSDGEEDIYEDGALGGSSVRDDFDSGLLFDEDLEDDDLEASESKRMKHLNRNKQVDASGEEVRHKSKKEVMEEIIMKSKLGRMEKAKQKEEKEKLMDELDKNFESLVNSQAMESLTKPFDVEEEKGNPYVNILNVMAMEIRARPSERTKTPEEIAQKEREKLEALEEERKKRMQETDELSDEDEETGGEELTKRPMAISGDDLGDSFSVEEEKPKRGWIDDVLEREDDVDNSESDENDRSSEDSESEEEEEEEDDDDCELDGGDEKQRKVHHLKDWEQSDDELGDELEDEDEDDDEEVEPTVHKKSKNDDAAPYKGEGLSGTVKQKTNMMKLSSTQRDIPFMIDAPQNFEELLALVEDCSNADVILIVNRIRIAHSIKIKAENRKKMQVFYGILLQYFAVLASKKPLNYELLNMLVKPLIEMSMEIPYFAAICARQRLLKTRAQFCEAIKNPEDGCWPSLKTLFLLRLWSMIFPCSDFRHAVMTPSILLMCEYLLRCPISSGRDIAIGSFLCSIVLLVAKQSKKFCPEAILFIRTLLMAASDKKSPSSEESEFYHFMELKSLTPLLCIQDDVKEVMPLNFLKVMDEPADSPYFSSDDFRASILSSVCETLRGFVEINEGLSSFPEIFMPISTLLNQIGDQEKIPQTLKEKLEDVAKLIQTKTKEHHKERKPLSMRKYKPVAIKMVNPKFEENFVHGRDYDPDKYRSDLKKLKRKLKQEAKGAARELRKDNEFMSTVKAKEKAVHEQERAEKHGKNWAFLQEQEHAFKSGQLGKGRGKKRRR, encoded by the exons atggggAAAGATaacaaaacgaagaagaagccaaacaAAAAAGGCGAAAGAAGAACGGGACCAGATGCAGTCGCCATGAAAGCCAAGCCGAAAAAAGTGGTTAACCCATTTGAATCAATTACGTCTCGCCAGAAGTTCGAAATCCTCGGAAAGAAGCGTAAAGGCGAAGAACGACGCATCAGTGTCTCTAGAACCCTCGCTGTTGATAAGAGGAAGAACACATTGGAGAAAGAGTATGAGCGGAGCTTGAAAGCTTCGGTTTTTTTGGATAAGCGTATTGGAGAACAGAACGATGAGCTTGGGGAGTTTGATAAGGGTATAATTCGATCGCAGAGAGAGCGTCAG CTGAAACTAGCGAAGAAGAGCATGTATAATTTGtctgatggtgaagaagatattTATGAAGATGGTGCTCTTGGTGGTTCTTCTGTTAGGGATGATTTTGATTCTGGACTTTTGTTTGATGAAGatcttgaagatgatgatctggAAGCTTCTGAATCTAAGA GGATGAAGCATCTGAATAGAAACAAACAGGTTGACGCATCGGGAGAGGAAGTG AGGCATAAGAGCAAGAAGGAAGTCATGGAAGAGATCATTATGAAGAGCAAACTTGGCAGG ATGGAGAAAGCTAagcaaaaagaggaaaaagaaaagctaatgGATGAGCTGGATAAAAACTTCGAGTCCTTGGTTAATTCTCAGGCGATGGAGAGTTTAACTAAGCCTTTTGATGTCGAAGAG GAAAAAGGCAATCCTTATGTAAACATTCTGAATGTTATGGCAATGGAGATTCGTGCTCGTCCTTCTGAGAGGACAAAGACACCTGAAGAAATAGCTCAGAAAGAGCGAGAAAAATTAGAGGCTCTTGAG GAAGAGCGTAAGAAAAGGATGCAGGAAACTGATGAGTTGAGCGATGAGGACGAGGAAACTGGCGGTGAGGAATTAACAAAGAGGCCAATGGCCATTTCTGGTGACGATCTTGGTGATTCCTTCTCagtggaagaagagaagccGAAAAGGGGATGGATTGATGATGTTCTTGAAAGAGAGGACGATGTTGATAATTCAGAAAGTGATGAGAATGATAGATCGTCTGAGGATtcagaaagtgaagaagaagaagaagaagaagatgatgatgattgtgagTTAGATGGGGGTGATGAGAAGCAGAGAAAAGTTCATCATTTAAAAGACTGGGAACAAAGTGATGATGAGCTAGGGGATGAGctggaagatgaagatgaagatgatgatgaagaagtggAGCCAACAGTACATAAAAAGTCGAAGAATGACGATGCTGCACCGTATAAAGGAGAAGGGTTGTCTGGAACagtgaaacaaaaaactaataTGATGAAATTGAGTTCCACGCAGCGTGATATTCCTTTCATGATTGATGCTCCACAGAATTTTGAGGAATTGCTTGCTCTTGTGGAAGATTGTTCAAATGCAGATGTTATTTTAATTGTCAACCGAATCCGGATAGCACACTCGATTAAGATTAAAGCTGAAAACCGAAAAAAGATGCAG GTCTTTTACGGTATTCTGTTGCAGTATTTTGCCGTTCTTGCAAGCAAGAAGCCCTTGAACTATGAGTTACTAAATATGCTTGTAAAACCTTTAATTGAGATGAGCATGGAGATCCCCTACTTTGCTGCAATATGTGCTCGCCAGCGGCTTTTAAAGACCCGTGCACAGTTTTGCGAGGCTATCAAGAATCCTG AGGATGGATGCTGGCCTTCCTTGAAAACATTGTTTCTGTTAAGGCTCTGGTCCATGATTTTTCCGTGCTCTGACTTTCGCCATGCTGTGATGACCCCATCGATATTGTTGATGTGTGAATATCTTTTGCGCTGTCCCATCTCCTCTGGTCGTGATATTGCCATAGGTTCCTTTTTATGCTCCATTGTTCTGTTG GTTGCTAAACAATCTAAAAAGTTCTGTCCTGAAGCCATATTATTTATCCGAACTCTTCTGATGGCCGCTTCAGACAAAAAGTCACCATCATCTGAAGAATCTGAG TTTTATCATTTCATGGAATTAAAATCGTTGACTCCATTGCTGTGCATACAAGACGACGTGAAGGAGGTAATGCCTCTGAACTTCTTAAAGGTAATGGATGAGCCAGCAGACTCCCCATATTTCAGCTCTGATGATTTTAG AGCAAGCATCCTTTCAAGTGTATGTGAGACTCTTAGAGGGTTTGTGGAGATAAACGAAGGATTGAGTTCCTTTCCAGAGATATTCATGCCCATCTCAACTTTATTAAACCAAATTGGGGACCAAGAAAAGATCCCACAAACTCTCAAGGAGAAATTAGAGGATGTTGCAAAGCTCATCCAAACGAAAACCAAAGAGCATCACAAGGAACGCAAACCACTCTCTATGCGTAAGTATAAGCCAGTAGCCATCAAAATGGTCAATCCCAAATTTGAAGAGAA CTTTGTTCACGGCAGGGATTATGATCCAGACAAGTACCGTTCTGACCTCAAAAAGTTGAAGAGAAAGTTGAAACAGGAAGCCAAAGGAGCAGCGCGTGAGCTTCGCAAAGACAACGAGTTCATGAGCACTGTTAAAGCAAAAGAGAAGGCTGTGCATGAACAAGAGAGAGCAGAGAAACATGGCAAAAATTGGGCTTTTCTTCAGGAACAAGAACATGCTTTCAAATCTGGACAACTTGGTAAAGGCAGAGGCAAGAAGAGAAGACGTTGA